From the genome of Salvia splendens isolate huo1 chromosome 7, SspV2, whole genome shotgun sequence:
TGCAGATGGTCACAGTGAAGGAAGCCATATTTGGTCATTCATTCTCACAGTAACAAAGCATTAGATGTTCGGAGTATTATGAGAAGAACAAGCACATGGCGCCACGCCCTTCACTCAAAGCTCCATTACAATAAGATTGGCTAATCCAAACTCAAATAACATCTTAACAGACACAACATTCCTACTTAAGTACTTGCTTATAAAACCAAATACACAAGAAAAATCCTGCATTTGTCAAATTTGCAATTGATTTTACACCCATGTAAAGGACTCGACGGTTTCAAAAAAACATAAGAAATCTTCAGATTCCTAAATCAAGTGACAAGAATTCACACTACAACATATTCAATTCTTCACAACATTTCCTAAATAGACTCAAACTACACATTCATCAGCAAATCAGGCATTAAGGTGACAAAAAAACTCATTCACAATCTGAGGAAAAAAACACAATATTGCATATAGAGAGCACactcaaaaataaaatccaTACACATGCAGATTATAAGCATACATTAACGAAAATCAGCTGAATCTACCAACAATCAATAATcaattagaagaaaaaaaaaagtcgcCATCCACAACCAAACATCGCAATTAACAAATagacaaaaaaaacacaaacatcACACAGAAATCGTCAATCTAATTCAGCAACGAAACAGAATAAACACAAATCCTcaataacaaataaaaacaacGAAACCTCACAGACTTTGAAGATCCAGCCCCGATCCATACAAAAAACACAATTGTTTATCAAAATTAACAGTAGCTCGATGCGGAAATACGATGCATAAACAGAAGAATGAAAACTGGCAAGTATTTTCTACCTGAGGCAGcaaagtgagagagaaaacCACAGCGCCTCTATGAGTAGGAGGATCAACGTTTGTTACAATAGAGAGTGCCGTTATATAAGAGAGAGGCGCAAAAACTAGGTGCCGAGCCGCCACCAACCTACTTAGCTCAGCATTTGgttacaattaatttatttcaattacAGAAAATTATAATTAGGCTCCGTGGGGCCCACACTGCGTGATTCATATACGGTCAAATTTGTTTTGGTAGTCGCACCGATATCATTCGTCATTTCAATTGATTATTTATTGCTGTTTgccgaaaaattaaaaaatatatataaatcactgtttttgtgttgaaagttgaaactaaTTAGTTTTtacattataataaaattaaagggaCCGCCTAATTACATAattcaacaaaacaaaatttaataggGAGGAGGGGAAATGGAATACCAACACCACAGAAATAAGTCAAATGATCACACAATAAATATGTAGCATAGAGCAATTAAAATGCTTTATCAAATTTCCAGGAGTCTATTAACAGAAATGGACCAGGAAATATTCGCAGAAAAATTACTtacttcgtcccacaataagaattTTATTTTGACAATTGAGTTCATCTCACCATAAGAGTCATAttctacttttatttattataaataggtctaacatttcactaacttacttactcacattttattataaaattaaaatatataaatagaattcATAGTTTAtaacttatttaatttatttttctttatattttttaaaattggtgCTTACATCAAATTGACTACTATTGACTATGGGACAAAGTTATTTCATGTGAATTGGAATCTGTGAGTCACGTGAATCTCAAAGTGATAATTGTCGACATACAAAATATATTGGGTCAATTCTGAGGGCTTGCGACTTAGATAGGAATCTATTAGAAAATGTCAAAGACTGTTGTCTTTTAGTCAGGAGTCTTAAGACCTTCCACAATGCCGTCCAGCTGaacgccggcgctgggcggttcgctgggcggtctattgcagtcgcccagcgggcgaatgaagagagaaaacgcgcagcgctgggcggtcgcgtggcgctgggcagtccgctcggcgctattgcagcgaccggatcgcccagcgcaccgcctagcgcgaaatttaatttttttttccgaaacactatatatacgcgctttgctcgtcattttcattcgcaccacttgttttaacgagtactctctctatcttaatttctgtacaataTCAACaagggaaatggatctcaacaacgagtctagttccgggagtagcgggtcacaaactccgtcgatccccgtgggaagtggatggggtcagatgctcgggtactacaacatgtacccgtggcagcagatgtatTCCGGGATGCCaacgggggggagtccgccggggtgggcaccaccgggatgggcacccgggatgcagatgatgcccggggggtacCGCCAACACAGGGGACTCCAGGGGTAgtaccggctacacagtggacttatggggggtccccggcgacggcggggatgtctatcgccccagtttagatttttcgactggttcatcgcacacatcgacccaaacgccgttggggtttgatagtttctccttagatgacttGGTGTTTGATACTCCCGGAGCTCCGGAAACTCTCGTTGAAGGGGGGGTAGAGCGGGTGTGTGGCGCCCCCgcgaagaagggcaagaagaaggtcggcgagtcgtcgcagccgggtgaggaggaggtacggaggaggtggacggacgaggagaacgtcgcgctctgcaaggcgtgggtgagtgtttgcaacgatcctctcgtttcgaacgagcagaggatcgtcaacatgtggggcaagatagcagcagcctacatgagattttgcccggaggggaggccacgcaacggggaggattgccggaaggcctgGAACCGAATTAGGGGTGCGGTCTCCCGATAttcgggtttgtacaccaacgcactcagcatgatgagcagtggccaaacggaggaggaCTGCAAGAGAATAGctgagaaagccttcccactgaagggtGTATACAAGGatttcacctactggaactgctatcttgtgctgaacgagtccgagaagttccgagtaggtgtcgactctggctggccgaagaagcaacgactgaactacaccggcgatttcagcagcagcagcggtggttcccacgacctccccgagacgacgcagaagttccccacgccgcgttcggtcggtggccgacctcgcccgatgAAGCGCAAGCACGCTcagcgggaggcgagggggaacgccggggcttcccaggaggtccagtcggcatccccccttggccaatccaccgaggatctcaaattcttcgctcgcgcccaaacgcgcgctcagttgatcaagacgatggccgaatggcgggtggcgacggatctcgtggagaagagcgtgcttcaaaccttgctcatgagcctgcaggacgagttggaggtgGCACGGATGGAGaccggcggcggtggtggcggcggcgatggtggcgacagcgacgaaggcggcgacgacggagacgaggagtgaattggcactcctttttattattgtattttttttaaaattaatgtatttttttaaattattgtactttttaaaattttaatattattattaaacttttcttgtatatgtctcgtaaattaaatttcgtatattgtgtgattgttaattatttcattttgtatataattgttaatagtgatgtggatattatgtggctatgCTATGGCTATTGCTggactatttgcttgttttgatgatgtggcaggaggatttttagtgctgatgatgtggcagtggctaggctattactgggctattcctattgtagATGGTCTAAGTAAAATGTCATAAAATGGAATTTTGGTAATAACAAgtaaattaaagaaaatgaataacAAAATCTCCCAAgacaaataaatataattaaattttacaaatagaaGCAATATTTTAATATAGACGAGATAGAAATGTCATTAACATAAAACTCGCATTCTAATAAACTTTTTCAAGCAACTTATGTTCGATTTCTTaaaaaacctaaaaaaaacGGTAGAGAGAACTAAATAAGTAATACACGAACAATTAACAGTAAATAAGGAAATGCAAAGATGTATCCATAATAAATCCGAGATCAAAGTCacaaaaacagaaacaaaaaaTTCCATTTCTGGGAAGTTTTAAATAGTTTCTACGGCTTGAATAACAGAAGTTTATAAATTTCTCAGAAGATACGTTGTGGCTTTCCCATGGTGCTCTTCAAGAACAAGCACCTCACCTGATACCATcacaaacacaataaataaGCAGAGAAACATCAGAAATTATTTGGAAGTTGCACCTATCAACGAAAACATGGGATATGCTTGAAAGTGGGGGACTTACATTTTGCCAATTCTTTTTCAAAAGTGAAACGAGGAAGTTGACGCTCATTTGCACATTTTGGAAGATCTGCTTCTCTTCCATATCAAGGTTGCCAACAGCAACACCCATGCAGAGCACCTTCTTCAATTGGAACTTAATGGTAGCCTTGGTCTCGTTCACCTTGGATTCAAGAGACTCCTGGTGAGTCACTAGAGTGGGGAACTTACCTGCATCgtaataataaaattagaaaaatacaataatagCATCCAAATCACCAATGTCTAATCATAAGGTTCATATCAGACAAGTCACAACAGTTGACCAGTGTATATTATTAGTACACTTTGCAAGTTCAAGTCAGAAATCAAAACTTGCAATTATACAATTATGTGTACACTTTGTTTTATCCGTAGTCATAAAGAACAATAAGACATAGTACTAAAGAATGGCCACCACATTCGGAGCcttttttaaatcaaaatcgTCAAACTATTCTACAAGGAAATTTAATCTGCATACTATGGACATGATGAACATTCTAGTTCTAGTAAAACATGAGAGATCACCCCATGAATCATAAGTCACATAAATAACACATGTTGAACTGCTCAACACTTGCAATAGTTAAATGTACTTGCCTGCCTTGTTCAGACCAGGTCCCAAGAGACGTGGAATCTGCTTAATGACTGCTTCTGAGGCCAAGAAAGCGTGGTACCTCTTTGCTAGCTTCTTCACcaatttcttgtttttgttcAACTTCTTCAGTGCTTCCACATCCATGGACTCAAGTCCGATCTTCTCCGCCTGAAGAaacaatcaaaatcaaataaaaaacggtGTTGATGGCATAGACTTCCAATGCAGGAAATTCTTCATAAAAGAAGAagcaataattcaaaataaaaattaataccaaAGATAAGTTATAGCAAAAATGCAATTCAATTCATACTGTAACAGAACGCAAGCCTGGTTGTGCAACAAAAGAAACCTTATACTCGGTACTTACATAAAGAAAAAATCAAATACTGTTCACTACCATACCTCCTCAACATGCTGGGCATCTCcaagcatgcaaattttcattTTCGGCCTCGGAATATGGGGCAACCTAACAGACCCACTGAAACGTTTGTCCTTTTGGGGATCATAGTTCTTGAGTCCAATCTGGAGTTCAACAGTCTCAGTAAAGTTGCGCTTCTTCTCCTTGGCATCTGCAACAATCACAGTGATGGCTTCCCTCAGCGCCTCACTCTGAAGCTTACTGAAATTACAATAAGAGAGACAACATCAGCACGTTGTGGCAATGGGAAGGAGTAAACATCAGACTCAACCATTATACTACTTGACTACAAGACTAAACAACATGATCAACCAGTATACTTCATTTTTGGATGAGAAAAGGTGAGGAGGGCTGAAAATCAGATTCAACCACTACAATATTCGACTACAACGCCACCAGTGAAAACTGTTTATACAACCATAAGCACAGCTTTAGCCACACAATACTGGACAAAGCTAACGGAGAAACTTCCTAAATGACAATAACATTGATGAGGCGTAATAGTTTCTGCCTAATAACCATATATCAGATCCCTAATAGTACGTATCCAGAATATACATCATTGAGGAACAAGGAAATGAAGTACAGTAGCTACTAATCAAAAATCGAAAAACTGAATAACCAGAGAAGATGATTCCGTCTAAGCTAAAACTTAATATCAAATACAGAGCATCTGAAATCAAAAAATGGTGAGTCAGCTTACCTCATCGTTCACGGTCAATTAGGTTCCCGAATCACTACACGATCAAAGATAAAAGAGCAGAAATAATCACAGTTATTCAGCTAAAAATTGAAACAGAAAGCGAGAATGAAATACAAATACATGCAAAACCACACGGTGTCGAGGGAAATGGCGTAGCGGCGCACCTGAAGAAAAACCCTAGACCAAGGGTGGTGAACGGTGGCTGGAATTGAGGAGAGAGAACGAGAGCTGCTGAATCAGAAGCATAAATATTGACACGCAAACCCTAACTATAATTCTTATTGGGCCGTTTTGGTAGATATAAAAGGACCTATCTAAGTGGGCCAGATTCGGGACTTCAACAtggtaattaaatttataaatttaatcaaTCTCAATTAATCCTCATAGGGGTGTAAAGGTAATTAACATTCGAAAATTTTATATCATATTGTATCAAAAATATTCAtatgagaaaatatcatattgtTATCGAATAAAACATTTTGGTGTACAAAAGTTTTGGAATGGAGCATTTCTAATATTGTTTATGTGACAGATTTTGGGTATACAACGCTAAAATCTATGAGTATATTGGATTTTaataggggtgagcaaaaaaaaaaaaccgaaaatttgaaattcggttcggttttttcagtttttcagtttgtttcgattttgaaattttgaaaatttcgatttttcggttcgaTTCGGTTTGATTaaacaaaactgaaaaaccgaaaaaccgaatttatttaatactacttaAAACCTTACCCTAATTCTCTTCTTCACTTCCGCCTCTTTTCACTTCCGCCATCTCTTCTCCATCGTCGCCTGCGCTTACGCCTCCGCCCTCCAGTCGTGCTCCGGAGTTCAGCTTGACGCTGGCACCCCTCCACCAAACTCCCCTCTACTCTAGCAGTGCTCCAGAGTCCAGCCCGACACCGACGTCGACGTCTCTCCACCCCAGTCTCCACGCCGGCACCCTTCACCCGACGACTCGTCGCCCTCCAGCCATCCAGCAGTCCCTCCTCCCTCAGGCCTCAGCCATCCACGCCGAAGGTAAAATCTCCTACTCATATTCACATATTTgattcctatttaatttgtgtattataTCCAAAGTTGCATGTAAGTTTTTATACTGTGAAGTTGAGTGTTTAATTTTGTAATGCAGTGAAATTGATTGTTTAGTGTTTTGATATAGTGTGTAATTTCATATGTTGAATTGAGTGTTAAAATTTCATActctataatttattattgtaataTATGCTTTGTTAGATGGTGAAATTAAGtgttaatttttaataatttagtgAAACGGATTGGGAGATACCATTGATGTTATAATTTTCTCCAATTTACAATGTAATGTTATATAATTTTCTAAATCTTTTTCTTGTAGATGTTGAATAATGAAAGTAAAACGATCGTAGATAGCATCGTAATTGAAGTTACTTCCCGGGTGAATGACAAAGgggaagaaaaaaagagaaaaactatGGACAAAGGATTTGGCCAAAGTTCTTCTATTGACACTTGAAACTTTGATCAAGAAAAGATTGAGAAGGCTTTAGCTTTTATGAAGATTGTTGATGATTTGCCTTTTGAGTTTGTTGAAGGGAATAGttttcaacactttgtttcTAAGATATGTCCTCGTTTTAAGATTCCATCTAGAAAGGAACTTGGCAAGATAGAGCATGGTATTTGAAGCTTTGGAAAATGAAGACTAAATACttactagtattaaattttattttggttgACATTGATGTTGTGgcttaaatatttatattttgttggtTGATGGATGTTAATCATGTTAGGGttttatggttttttttttggtttttcggtttttctaTATAATTTCGGTTTTCAGTTTTTGATTGAAATTCCAAAcaatttcgatttttcggtataattcggttttttttagttcgatttttcggttcggttcagtTTTGATTTTAAAGGAAATTCGATTTTTctggttcggttcggtttggacaaaaaaccgaaccgaaaccctaATGCACACCCCTAGATTTTACAATATatcaaatacaaatacattaaTAAGTATATCAAAATATCATTATACCATAccatttcatttatttgtatcaaatatatatatatatatagatatatatatatatatattgtatttatatatatgcTATTGTTTCACTTATAGTATTAGTCGGTTTATAATGTGTATAGTATGATATATCGCATCTATGGCATACATcaatagggatgtattcatatcagAGCGCTAAGTATAAGTAAAACTCAAAACACTTGCAATCCATTGGATCTTGGGATATAACGGTCACATTGATATCACGTattatctaataatgtagatttttaacTTAATAATGTAGTTTGgttaataatgtaaattttcagtttaataATGCACCTCGACTAATAATATAGATTTTTAGTATAATAATGTAac
Proteins encoded in this window:
- the LOC121742231 gene encoding 60S ribosomal protein L10a-1 — its product is MSKLQSEALREAITVIVADAKEKKRNFTETVELQIGLKNYDPQKDKRFSGSVRLPHIPRPKMKICMLGDAQHVEEAEKIGLESMDVEALKKLNKNKKLVKKLAKRYHAFLASEAVIKQIPRLLGPGLNKAGKFPTLVTHQESLESKVNETKATIKFQLKKVLCMGVAVGNLDMEEKQIFQNVQMSVNFLVSLLKKNWQNVRCLFLKSTMGKPQRIF